A genomic segment from Plasmodium coatneyi strain Hackeri chromosome 1, complete sequence encodes:
- a CDS encoding SICA antigen: MYNIDQDGQEDNEMCSTLDKDKEKEEKELCKILLRIFFWMDGLRQQVPEGKVGSTRYMNWVQRVKETEVKKEEEDLEHYYRCLIGKVTLVKMLGKHCKLKEVADVVMRDVRTMRESKGLHGGNQLCRKVDFGSLKLGNRYMWDQIEKGIDAFKRTDNYGVFGLSEVEQGKSKLHTIRDQVKETSICPNGEDNLDKDTLEKLEITLYNDEDLSLDDDIDTDKDTKNSGKELEDLLTKAKQAKETGRDGSTDEGFQKMMESIDDELGKRLTASQARAQATQAQPVGQQVDEDCSKYKDNLCERAKCVTGKWFKNRISGGSKQTWCTFWNTDVKGKLNKLSEAMTDRATGDGGICQNIAQRKGDGTQHPEANRKACEYIVKGLKHIYNSKETGTQAQKKNNQQFDQVIGCIFLNAYADKLEKQEKCKPETGIDHALSKNEEIKKGTQCEKDSNCIVCTRQKNFDCKLDVEAGLWDENGSKGCMEHNNNIEKKVEELLEKNTKVQRTLKSICRDCSSKNKLCERLECIAHNWFEDRIGPTEGKRDWCLFWDPDAINRLKELSGGMTKKDAIIDSLCNSANGKNTTWGDTEKEACKLITGGLKYIYELEESTKLVNKKEARNNRLTEQTMGCLFLNAFANKLIQEVKRPCNITEKEIQKMFEEGNKNIKTWCKEGENNCVTCTRDKDYANCTLSVEEDLRDKGASGNCDIGKESNGAQIGDKVEKVFEKGKAGIQKPQIEKALTAINTINKINDTLCGRVKCVTKKWFPSRKRSESTPSDWDGKKGGYWGDFENRLKELSEAMTKNGASDDNLCNSMDGANKQACNLIVRGLKRIYEIPQGSPSPPQNAVDNQIFERTMSCVLLNAYAKKLENLAEEKSCSVKEGINLAFNKSNDIKAIVSTCTDNTCDLCQEEDFKNCTIGNNENLWNKVNGMLDKKKAEIEQTLNKICPSTADLGRSDRVDQVPGPLPPSPIPAPPGVPPTAGVQPQPGAPAGPKGPQPAGTNTGKNTASSKNTPKNIDCNRQELDGDENFDLWWNTCNKKDQKNGDREHDDDKKYSIGKWSITDKGATTTVIDATPTNIAGPDVTAPKGQDGSSGPDSSGPGSTGHQSPGSSGPGSTGTWKPGSSGPGSTGTWNPGSSGSGSTGTWKPGSSGPGSTGTWNPGSSGTGSTGTWNPGSSGTGSTGTWNPGSSGTGSTGNQNTGSPRPGSTRNQDTGSLPLGKPQGPPQQGGNKPQGPPPPGKPQEPLSPARATEATSPSSAGSITTKGGHSAGGTGDPSEFTPYLPTIPVFIGISAMSYLLWKYFALPGKRRRSRRAHQVRGPPTLDEQLPDHVDDQADGPHEYTLTNVKRGTCIRRKKTFLKFWFKNLWVPGLGKEDFVPMEDIPKEVIRKEDVPTSNSWFREEDFVPKKEVPMVNVPKEQISISDSGFREEGFVPREQVLSSDCGFREEGFLPKEDIPKEQICRVDVPGLWKKTLFVWKIFPRNRLEVQIPGLGLMFLRNRFQVQISGSGKEDFVPKE, encoded by the exons ATGTATAATATTGACCAGGATGGGCAAGAGGATAATGAAATGTGTTCCACGTTGGACAAAgacaaggaaaaagaagaaaaggaattatgTAAAATACTATTAAGAATATTCTTCTGGATGGATGGATTAAGGCAACAAGTGCCGGAGGGGAAGGTAGGCAGTACTAGGTACATGAATTGGGTACAAAGGGTAAAAGAGACggaggtaaaaaaggaagaagaggatctGGAACATTATTATAGATGTTTAATTGGAAAAGTAACCTTAGTAAAAATGTTAGGCAAGCATTGTAAGTTAAAGGAAGTAGCAGACGTAGTTATGAGGGATGTGAGAACTATGAGGGAAAGTAAAGGTCTTCACGGTGGGAATCAACTCTGTAGAAAAGTGGATTTCGGAAGTTTAAAATTGGGGAATAGGTACATGTGGGATCAAATTGAGAAGGGGATAGATGCTTTTAAGAGGACAGACAATTATGGTGTTTTTGGGTTATCGGAAGTAGAACAAGGAAAGAGCAAGTTGCACACAATAAGGGACCAAGTAAAAGAAACTAGCATTTGCCCAAATGGAGAAGACAACCTTGACAAAGACACCttagaaaaattagaaataaCACTCTACAACGATGAAGACCTGTCCTTAGACGATGACATTGACACGGACAAGGACACTAAAAATTCAGGGAAGGAGTTGGAGGACCTATTGACCAAAGCGAAACAAGCAAAGGAAACAGGGAGGGATGGAAGTACAGATGAAGGATTTCAGAAGATGATGGAAAGTATAGATGATGAGTTAGGAAAAAGGCTTACGGCATCACAGGCAAGAGCACAGGCAACACAAGCACAACCAGTAGGACAACAGG TTGATGAAGACTGCAGCAAGTACAAAGATAACCTATGTGAACGTGCAAAGTGCGTAACAGGGAAATGGTTTAAAAACAGAATAAGCGGAGGGTCAAAACAGACTTGG TGTACTTTCTGGAATACTGACGTCAAGGGGAAACTGAATAAGTTGTCTGAGGCTATGACCGATCGAGCTACGGGAGACGGCGGTATATGCCAAAACATTGCGCAGAGGAAAGGAGATGGTACACAACATCCAGAAGCAAACAGAAAAGCTTGTGAATACATTGTTAAAGggttaaaacatatatataattctaAGGAAACTGGGACCCAGGcccaaaagaagaataaccaACAATTTGATCAAGTTATCGGATGCATCTTTCTAAATGCTTATGCAGATAAGTTGGAAAAGCAGGAAAAATGTAAGCCGGAGACAGGCATAGACCATGCCTTATctaagaatgaagaaattaagaaagGAACTCAATGCGAGAAGGATAGTAACTGTATTGTATGTAcaaggcaaaaaaattttgattgCAAATTGGACGTAGAAGCGGGTCTATGGGATGAAAACGGAAGCAAGGGTTGCATGGAacacaataataatatagaaaagaaaGTGGAAGAATTACTTGAGAAGAATACCAAAGTACAAAGAACTCTGAAGAGCATAT GCAGAGATTGCAGCAGCAAGAATAAATTATGTGAACGTTTGGAGTGTATAGCACATAATTGGTTCGAGGACAGAATAGGTCCCACCGAAGGAAAACGGGACTGG TGTTTGTTTTGGGATCCAGATGCCATAAATAGACTGAAGGAGCTGTCTGGAGGAATGACGAAGAAAGACGCAATCATCGATTCTCTTTGCAATAGCGCTAATGGAAAGAACACTACATGGGGTGATACAGAAAAGGAGGCTTGCAAGCTTATTACTGGAGGTTTGAAATACATTTATGAACTTGAAGAGAGTACGAAATTGGTAaacaagaaggaagcaaGGAATAATAGACTAACAGAGCAAACCATGGGCTGTCTATTCCTAAACGCTTTTGCAAATAAATTGATACAGGAGGTTAAACGCCCCTGTAATAtcacagaaaaagaaatacaaaaaatgtttgaggaaggaaataagaaCATAAAAACCTGGTGTAAAGAAGGGGAGAATAATTGTGTTACTTGCACAAGGGATAAGGACTATGCAAATTGCACATTAAGCGTGGAGGAGGACCTGCGGGATAAGGGCGCAAGTGGAAATTGCGACATAGGCAAAGAAAGTAACGGAGCTCAGATAGGAGACAAAGTGGAGAAAGTGTTTGAGAAGGGAAAAGCTGGAATCCAAAAGCCGCAAATAGAGAAAGCTCTGACTGCTATAAATACTATAAATAAGATAAATGATACCTTATGTGGTCGTGTAAAATGCGTAACAAAGAAATGGTTTCCAAGCAGAAAGCGCAGTGAATCAACGCCGTCCGACTGG gATGGGAAGAAGGGTGGATATTGGGGCGATTTCGAGAACAGATTGAAGGAATTGTCTGAAGCTATGACCAAGAACGGTGCATCTGATGATAACTTATGCAATAGCATGGATGGTGCCAATAAACAAGCATGTAATCTTATTGTTAGAGGATTAAAACGTATATATGAAATTCCACAGGGGAGTCCCTCGCCTCCGCAGAATGCTGTGGACAACCAAATATTCGAGCGAACTATGTCATGCGTCTTATTAAATGCATACGCAAAGAAGTTGGAAAATTTAGCTGAAGAAAAGTCTTGTTCTGTAAAGGAAGGTATAAACCTTGCCTTTAATAAAAGTAATGACATTAAAGCTATAGTATCCACATGTACCGATAATACATGTGATTTATGccaggaggaagactttaaGAACTGTACAATCGGCAATAATGAAAATCTATGGAATAAGGTAAATGGAATGCTCGACAAGAAGAAAGCTGAAATAGAACAAACtctaaataaaatatgtccCAGCACTGCGGACCTTGGTAGGAGTGACAGAGTGGACCAAGTTCCAGGACCACTACCACCATCACCAATACCAGCACCCCCAGGCGTCCCACCAACAGCGGGAGTGCAACCCCAACCTGGCGCACCAGCAGGACCAAAAGGTCCACAACCAGCTGGGACGAACACAGGTAAGAATACAGCATCTTCTAAGAATACTCCCAAAAATATAGACTGCAACAGGCAGGAACTTGATGGTGATGAAAATTTTGATCTATGGTGGAATACGTGCAATAAGAAAgatcaaaaaaatggggatagGGAGCATGACgatgataaaaaatacaGCATAGGTAAATGGTCCATAACGGACAAAGGTGCAACAACCACTGTTATTGATGCTACTCCCACTAACATTGCAGGTCCTGATGTTACTGCCCCAAAAGGACAAGATGGTTCTTCCGGTCCAGATTCCTCTGGACCCGGCAGTACAGGACATCAGTCTCCTGGTTCCTCTGGACCAGGTAGTactggaacctggaaacCTGGATCTTCCGGTCCAGGTTCTACGGGAACGTGGAACcctggttcttctggttccggcTCTACAGGAACCTGGAAACCTGGATCCTCTGGACCAGGTAGTACgggaacctggaatccaggttcttctggtaccggttccactggaacgtggaatccaggttcttctggtaccggttccactggaacgtggaatccaggttcttctggtaccggcAGTACGGGAAAccagaacactggtagtccaagaccaggtTCTACCCGTAATCAAGACACCGGTAGTCTCCCACTAGGCAAACCTCaaggaccaccacaacaaggtGGTAACAAACCACAAGGACCACCTCCCCCCGGAAAACCACAAGAACCATTATCACCAGCAAGAGCAACAGAAGCAACATCACCATCATCAGCTGGAAGTATTACAACGAAAGGGGGTCACTCAGCGGGGGGTACCGGAG ATCCTTCTGAatttaccccataccttcctaccattcctgtctTCATTGGTATTTCTGCTATGAGTTATCTTCtatggaag tatttTGCTTTGCCTGGTAAAAGAAGACGTTCTAGAAGGgctcatcaagtacgtggtcctccAACATTGGATGAACAACTGCctgatcatgtggacgaccaagcagatggtccacatgaatatacctta acgaatgtcaaaagggggacttgcattcgacgaaagaagacttttttgaaattttggttcaagaatttatgggttccgggtttagggaaggaagactttgttcctatggaagatattcctaaggaagttATTcgtaaggaagatgttccaaCTTCAAATTCctggtttagggaggaagactttgttcccaAGAAAGAAGTTCCTATGgttaatgttcctaaggaacagattTCAatttcagattccgggtttagggaggaaggctTTGTTCCAAGGGAACAGGTTCTAAGTTCAGATtgcgggtttagggaagaaggcttccttcctaaggaagatattcctaaggaacaaatttgtagggttgatgttcctgGTTTATggaagaagactttgtttGTATGGAAAATATTCCCAAGGAACAGGTTggaagttcagattccgggtttagggttgatgttcctaaggaacaggttccaagttcagatttcgggttcagggaaggaagactttgttcctaaggaatag
- a CDS encoding CYIR protein, translating into MTPSSTGTVLGDEELSKLPSNSSYYNEFREVFDTCGYSATEAVKTALHGHTELGGHMQEIAHAQCFAHAWQGTGDRGDKPCTFFYYWLGDILWKNIDSSTVLALMRKIYEEYRKKANEERCKIIYDNISEGEFKQRKLAYEYYNNYGAIKEQREQRGTKCNAAYHTYLKERADAYNAIRTDCEGKDTEPYCSDFNTKWKKYKEPKPRGQGGYEEKDLEILECTPPPKPKPNPNPNQAGSSGSFSDYDYGSASSTVAPAAVSAAGGIAAIGLPAVMFLLYKYTNLFSGLRNSFGGSNSRSRKKRSIIRNELNTLSEDSATEYGTDYSTIASSVASTEDNSTIYDGPTSRGRTNNGRRPGNRGRNISYQRM; encoded by the exons atgacACCATCATCGACAGGAACAGTACTTGGG GATGAGGAATTGAGTAAGTTACCTTCAAATTCTTCATACTATAATGAATTCAGGGAGGTATTTGATACTTGTGGTTATAGTGCCACGGAAGCAGTGAAGACTGCACTGCATGGACATACGGAGTTGGGGGGTCATATGCAGGAGATAGCTCATGCACAATGTTTCGCACATGCGTGGCAAGGTACAGGCGATAGGGGGGATAAGCCATGCACTTTCTTTtactattggttaggagacatattatggaaaaatatagatAGTAGCACAGTATTGGCCCTCATGAGAAAAATCTATGAGGAGTACCGTAAAAAGGCGAATGAAGAAAGgtgtaaaattatatacgACAATATTAGTGAGGGCGAATTCAAGCAGAGAAAATTAGCATATGAGTATTATAATAACTACGGAGCTATAAAGGAACAGCGGGAGCAACGTGGGACCAAATGCAATGCAGCATATCACACTTACTTAAAGGAACGTGCTGATGCTTATAACGCTATTCGCACAGATTGTGAAGGGAAGGACACTGAACCGTATTGTTCCGACTTTAACACTAAGTGGAAAAAGTACAAAGAACCGAAGCCCAGAGGACAGGGAGGGTACGAAGAAAAAGACCTGGAAATACTGGAAtgtacaccaccaccaaaaCCCAAACCAAATCCcaatccaaatcaagctggtagtagtggttcTTTTAGTGATTATGATTATGGTTCTGCTAGCAGTACTGTTGcacctgctgctgtgtctgctGCTGGTGGAATTgctgcaataggattacctgccgttatgttccttttatataag TATACGAATTTATTCTCTGGGTTACGTAACAGTTTTGGTGGAAGCAACAgtagaagcagaaaaaaaagatccatCATCAGAAATGAATTGAACACCTTATCAGAGGATTCTGCTACCGAATATGGAACAGATTATTCAACAATAGCTTCAAGCGTAGCTTCAACCGAAGACAATTCCACCATATATGATGGGCCAACATCCAGAGGACGAACAAATAATGGTAGAAGACCAGGAAACAGGGGCaggaatattagttatcaacgtatgtaa